ATGATGACCTTCACGTTGAGTGGGAGTTGGCCGGTGCTCTTGAGCCACGCGTCCACGGCGGAGGTGTGCACGACGATGCCCGCCTTGTCGTCCGCCGCGCCGCGTCCGTACAGGCGGCCGTCGCGCTCTTCGGGCTCGAAGGGCGGGCTCTTCCAGGCCGCTTCGTCTCCCGCGGGCTGCACGTCGTGGTGCGCGTAGAGGAGGAGCGTGGGGCGGCCCGGCGCCTTGAGCACCTCGCCATAGACATACGGATGCGCGCCCTCGATTTCGAGCAGCTGAACGTTTTCAAAACCACGGTCCTTCAACAGGGCCGCGGTGGCCTCCGCGCTCTTGCGCACGAGGGACGCGTCGAACCCGGGAAAGGACACACTGGGTATGCGTACGAGGGACTTGAGGTCCTCCAGGTACGCGGCCTTGTGGGACTCGAAATGGGACAGCGCGGGATTGGTGGACATGCCCACCCCTTAACCCAAAAGCCGAGCAGGCACGTGGGATGCGCACGCCCAAACGTCGCGCGTCTTATGTATCCTGCCACCCATGCCTGGACTACCTACCCTGCTGTTGGTGGATGACGACAGCTTCGTGCGTCGCATCCTCAAGGACGTCATCGCGGACACGGGGATCGACCTGCGGCTGCTGGAGGCCGCGGACGGGGAGGAAGGGCTGGCGCTGGCGGAGAAGGAGCAGCCGGCGGTGATGTTCCTGGACCTCTTCATGCCGAAGAAGAGCGGCCTGGAGGTGCTGGGCGCCATCAA
This DNA window, taken from Corallococcus coralloides DSM 2259, encodes the following:
- a CDS encoding response regulator — its product is MPGLPTLLLVDDDSFVRRILKDVIADTGIDLRLLEAADGEEGLALAEKEQPAVMFLDLFMPKKSGLEVLGAIKSVSPETRVLVISSMDAEPVVEQAIAAGAMGFVGKPFHPLEIAAAVRQALAS